A section of the Parasteatoda tepidariorum isolate YZ-2023 chromosome 6, CAS_Ptep_4.0, whole genome shotgun sequence genome encodes:
- the LOC107448344 gene encoding zinc finger protein 271-like encodes MEEVFTSNIHEDKPYSCKECPKAFTAKSNLIRHSHVHKAVKPFSCNVCNETFRLKCELSLHSHVHTNGKPYSCSVCNKAFSRINSLNKHSLIHTGAKPYSCIVCDKRFTHKSNLTVHARVHTKEKPYSCTVCNKDFSSKCNLKEHYRRVHTEDKPYMCMVCYKTFTVKCNLMRHSRIHTNEKPYSCSLCNKAFTERGSLNEHHRVHTGEKPYSCSVCNKTFTLRSQLKVHAHVHTDETPYSCNVCGKVFKHKSSLNKHSRSHTEEKPNSGNVRDEKSPQESNLSLETVYTYEKPDLCNVQDKTSSQKNNKSIDSHVHNKTDSYNAHNKISLKKSNLSTDSHVYTYEKPELCNVEEETDSQNSNLSVTHDYIYEKPDLCIVNEETN; translated from the coding sequence ATGGAGGAAGTATTCACGTCCAATATTCATGAGGACAAACCTTATTCGTGCAAAGAGTGTCCCAAAGCTTTCACcgcaaaatctaatttaataaggCATTCTCATGTTCATAAAGCAGTGAAACCGTTTTCATGCAATGTGTGTAATGAAACTTTCAGGTTAAAATGTGAACTATCTCTACATTCTCATGTTCATACTAATGGAAAACCTTATTCGTGTAGTGTGTGTAATAAAGCATTTTCAAGaatcaatagtttaaataaacattctcTAATTCATACGGGGGCTAAACCCTATTCATGCATCGTGTGTGACAAAAGATTtacccataaaagtaatttaactgTACATGCTCGTGTTCATACTAAGGAAAAACCTTATTCGTGCACTGTgtgtaataaagatttttcaagcaaatgtaatttaaaagaacactATCGACGTGTTCATACCGAAGACAAGCCTTACATGTGCATGGTGtgttataaaacttttacagtAAAGTGTAATTTAATGAGACACTCCCGTATTCACACTAATGAAAAACCTTATTCATGTAGTTTGTGTAATAAAGCATTCACTGAAAGAGGTAGTTTAAATGAACACCATCGTGTTCATACTGgcgagaagccttattcttgcaGTGTGTGCAATAAAACATTCACATTGAGAAGTCAATTAAAAGTACATGCACATGTTCATACTGATGAAACGCCTTATTCGTGCAATGTGTGCGGCAAggttttcaaacataaaagtagtttaaataaGCATTCTCGCAGTCATACTGAAGAAAAACCCAATTCAGGCAATGTGCGGGACGAAAAGTCGCCACAGGAAAGTAATTTATCTTTAGAGACTGTTTATACTTATGAAAAACCAGACTTGTGCAACGTGCAAGACAAAACTTcctcacaaaaaaataacaaatcaatagaCTCTCATGTGCATAATAAGACAGATTCTTATAATGCGCAtaataaaatctctttaaagaaaagtaatttgtcTACAGATTCTCATGTATATACTTATGAAAAACCTGAGTTATGCAATGTGGAGGAAGAAACTGACTcacaaaatagtaatttatctGTAACTCatgattatatttatgaaaagccTGATTTGTGCATTGTAAATGAAGAAACaaactaa